In Massilistercora timonensis, the following are encoded in one genomic region:
- a CDS encoding HlyD family efflux transporter periplasmic adaptor subunit: MGNITVYRKKRNLNIGIFIFGIIFIYLIVSVLMYLTSGPVSVYEVREGSILKDTAYTGFVVRSETVVEAQEDGYVNYFVTEGEKVGAKTNVYTSSAEKLDFQTVDEESSEALTPEEESSLLTDIQAFSDNFQAEDFQNVYTVKSKIDDLLDSRSSQNRKTQLKDMLKTRGDNLKVYNASKDGIIIYSVDGYENTTISDVTEEMILINDHVTSALENNTQVRAGEPVYKLITSDQWTVVVVLSDEMTQELAETKRIKVRFAKDNQTETADFAIYNTENANLGFLTFDTGMVRYARDRYLDIELILEDESGLKIPRSSVVEKEFYTVPEDYLTQGGNSREKGILVQSEGEARFQEAEVFYRDTETGMIYLDPLDFPEDTVLIKPDSKETCPLKETAKLKGVYNINKGYAVFKQIQILCESDEYYIVATGSDYGLSNYDHIALNGEDVKENDVVFQ, encoded by the coding sequence GTGGGAAATATAACCGTTTATCGAAAAAAAAGAAATCTGAATATCGGTATCTTTATTTTCGGGATCATTTTTATCTATCTGATCGTCAGCGTACTGATGTATCTGACTTCCGGCCCTGTGTCTGTCTATGAAGTGCGGGAGGGTTCCATCCTGAAAGACACTGCATATACCGGATTTGTTGTCCGAAGCGAGACTGTTGTGGAAGCCCAGGAGGATGGATATGTCAATTATTTTGTTACGGAAGGCGAAAAAGTAGGGGCAAAAACCAATGTCTATACCTCTTCGGCAGAAAAACTGGATTTTCAAACGGTAGATGAAGAATCTTCCGAGGCGCTCACTCCGGAAGAGGAATCTTCTCTTTTGACAGATATCCAGGCCTTCAGCGATAATTTTCAGGCAGAGGATTTTCAGAATGTCTATACAGTAAAAAGTAAGATCGATGATCTGCTGGACAGCCGTTCCAGCCAGAACCGGAAGACTCAGCTGAAGGATATGCTTAAGACCCGGGGAGACAATCTGAAAGTCTACAACGCAAGCAAAGACGGAATTATCATTTACTCTGTCGACGGATATGAAAACACAACGATCAGCGATGTGACAGAGGAAATGATCCTGATCAATGACCATGTGACTTCCGCCCTGGAAAATAATACGCAAGTCCGGGCAGGAGAACCGGTATACAAGCTGATCACTTCCGACCAGTGGACCGTCGTTGTGGTCCTCAGTGATGAGATGACTCAGGAGCTTGCAGAGACCAAGCGGATCAAGGTCCGTTTTGCCAAGGACAATCAGACGGAAACAGCAGATTTCGCCATCTATAATACCGAGAACGCCAATCTGGGATTCCTTACTTTCGATACCGGTATGGTCCGGTACGCCAGAGACCGATATCTGGATATCGAACTGATCCTGGAAGATGAGTCCGGTCTTAAGATCCCCCGTTCTTCCGTGGTGGAAAAAGAATTCTATACCGTTCCGGAAGATTATCTGACTCAGGGAGGAAACAGCCGGGAGAAAGGGATTCTGGTACAATCGGAGGGTGAGGCCAGATTCCAGGAGGCAGAAGTGTTTTACCGGGATACAGAGACCGGAATGATCTATCTGGACCCTCTTGATTTTCCGGAAGATACTGTCCTGATCAAACCAGATTCCAAAGAGACCTGTCCTCTAAAGGAAACAGCCAAGCTGAAAGGCGTCTATAATATTAACAAAGGATACGCTGTGTTCAAACAGATCCAGATCCTGTGCGAGAGCGATGAATATTATATTGTCGCCACCGGAAGTGATTACGGTCTTTCCAATTATGATCACATCGCCCTGAACGGAGAAGATGTAAAAGAAAATGATGTAGTATTTCAATAA
- a CDS encoding TIGR01212 family radical SAM protein (This family includes YhcC from E. coli K-12, an uncharacterized radical SAM protein.) has protein sequence MFFEKPLYYRYSNYLKEKYGEKVYKLPVNLPVSCPNRQDGKRGCAFCSPQGTGFEALGNNVSVSDQLAQNRSRIEGKYHAHKFIAYFQNYTNTFLPPEQFASYMEEAAAAPDIVELAVSTRPDCVGKEYLDILDGIRRRGGLGITMELGLQTPNYHTLSAIGRGHSLAEFLDSVLSVRPYGFDVCVHVILNLPGDTLKDAVESAKILSALGIQVVKVHSLYIAKGSRLCDAYENGTIAVCEKEEYLERAAAFLDHLDPSIAVERLFARAPQDDVVFCNWGTSWWRLLEELETKMRLDGHFQGRCFNYLGGAALHF, from the coding sequence ATGTTTTTTGAAAAACCGCTTTATTACAGGTATTCCAACTATTTGAAAGAAAAATACGGAGAAAAGGTCTATAAGCTTCCGGTTAATCTTCCGGTTTCCTGTCCCAATCGTCAGGACGGGAAGAGAGGATGCGCATTTTGTTCCCCGCAGGGTACAGGTTTTGAAGCTCTTGGCAACAATGTCTCCGTATCAGATCAGCTGGCGCAAAACCGCAGCCGGATTGAGGGGAAATATCATGCGCATAAATTTATCGCATATTTTCAGAACTATACCAACACCTTCCTTCCGCCGGAACAGTTCGCTTCCTATATGGAAGAAGCTGCTGCCGCCCCTGACATTGTGGAACTTGCTGTCTCCACAAGACCAGACTGCGTAGGGAAAGAGTATCTGGATATCCTGGACGGGATCCGGCGAAGGGGCGGTCTTGGGATTACAATGGAACTGGGATTGCAGACCCCGAATTATCATACTCTTTCCGCAATCGGCCGCGGACATTCTCTTGCGGAGTTCCTGGACAGCGTTTTGTCTGTCCGTCCATATGGTTTTGATGTCTGTGTCCATGTGATCCTCAATCTTCCCGGGGATACTCTTAAAGATGCAGTAGAAAGCGCCAAAATCCTTTCTGCCCTGGGCATCCAGGTGGTAAAGGTCCATTCCCTCTACATCGCGAAGGGTTCCAGGTTGTGCGATGCTTATGAAAATGGTACAATAGCTGTGTGCGAAAAGGAAGAATATCTGGAACGCGCGGCGGCTTTCCTGGATCATCTGGACCCCTCCATTGCCGTTGAGCGGCTTTTCGCCCGGGCACCCCAGGATGATGTGGTGTTTTGCAACTGGGGAACAAGCTGGTGGAGGCTGCTGGAAGAGCTGGAGACAAAGATGCGTTTGGACGGACATTTTCAGGGACGATGTTTTAACTACCTTGGCGGAGCGGCTCTGCATTTCTGA
- a CDS encoding DUF378 domain-containing protein: MKWFDNTALTLVIIGAVNWLLVGIFRFDLVAFLFGNLSWLSRIIYAVVGLCGLYLISLYGRIRNTPEIRS, encoded by the coding sequence ATGAAATGGTTTGACAATACGGCGCTTACCCTTGTGATCATTGGAGCAGTCAACTGGCTTCTGGTGGGAATTTTTCGGTTTGATCTGGTTGCCTTCCTATTCGGCAATCTGTCGTGGCTGTCCCGTATCATATACGCGGTCGTGGGGTTGTGCGGGTTATATTTGATCAGCCTTTACGGGCGTATCCGAAACACCCCGGAGATCCGTTCATAA
- a CDS encoding serine hydrolase has protein sequence MKCTDRTRKLRKARQARRRLIAGMLLLLIILCVILAGILIFQFFFCEEHRAAEYEMTHYDQVQGEVPFLSADLCVVSEDINLSGGPDASTFKAAGFFDLTQKETFYAQNIHERVYPASTTKVMTALIALQHGNLDDVVTVSANAANRASDESVCDLKEGDQLTLEDLLIGLLLQSGNDNAVAIAEHIGGSVEDFVEMMNQEAARLMATNTHFVSPHGLQDENHYTTAYDLYLIFNEAIKQEKFMEIIQLDSYTPHITHADGTQAEAKWEASNFYARGEAEKPSKATIVGGKTGTTQKAGNCLILLSKDGQEQPYISVIMGAESKDLLYEDMTTLIDEGIASAEQEE, from the coding sequence GTGAAATGTACCGATAGAACAAGAAAATTAAGAAAAGCCCGGCAGGCGAGACGTCGGCTGATCGCGGGAATGCTCCTGCTGTTGATCATACTTTGTGTGATATTGGCAGGGATTCTTATCTTCCAGTTTTTCTTCTGTGAAGAACACCGGGCAGCCGAATATGAGATGACCCACTATGATCAGGTCCAGGGCGAAGTCCCGTTTTTGTCTGCCGATCTGTGTGTTGTTTCCGAGGACATAAACCTGTCAGGAGGTCCGGATGCCTCTACATTTAAAGCTGCCGGCTTTTTTGACCTGACTCAAAAGGAAACTTTCTATGCCCAGAATATACATGAGCGTGTTTATCCGGCCAGTACGACAAAGGTGATGACTGCGCTCATTGCTCTGCAGCATGGTAATCTGGACGATGTGGTTACCGTCAGCGCCAACGCCGCTAACCGGGCTTCCGATGAGTCTGTCTGCGATCTTAAAGAAGGGGATCAGCTCACACTGGAAGATCTTCTGATCGGACTTTTACTTCAGTCCGGAAACGACAATGCAGTTGCCATTGCCGAACATATTGGCGGAAGCGTAGAAGATTTTGTGGAAATGATGAATCAGGAAGCCGCACGGTTGATGGCAACCAACACACATTTTGTCAGCCCGCACGGCCTGCAGGATGAGAATCATTACACAACAGCCTACGATCTCTATCTGATCTTCAATGAAGCGATCAAACAGGAAAAATTCATGGAGATTATTCAGTTAGATTCCTATACTCCTCATATTACCCATGCAGACGGAACTCAGGCAGAAGCCAAGTGGGAAGCCAGCAACTTTTATGCCAGGGGAGAGGCAGAGAAACCCAGCAAGGCCACAATTGTCGGCGGGAAAACAGGAACCACTCAAAAAGCAGGGAACTGCCTGATCCTGTTATCCAAAGATGGGCAGGAACAGCCTTATATCTCTGTTATCATGGGGGCAGAATCAAAAGATCTGTTATATGAAGATATGACCACCTTAATTGATGAAGGAATCGCCAGCGCGGAGCAGGAAGAATAA
- the mgsA gene encoding methylglyoxal synthase, with protein sequence MNIGLIAHDSKKALMQNFCIAYRGILSKHNLFATGTTGRLIEEVTNLSIHKYLAGPLGGSQQLGAQIAQNDIDALIFLRDPTAPKPNEPDLNDVIRLCDTYNIPMATNLATAELIVLAIDRGDLDWREMYR encoded by the coding sequence ATGAATATTGGCCTGATCGCACATGACTCAAAAAAGGCTTTGATGCAGAATTTCTGTATCGCGTACCGTGGAATCTTAAGTAAACATAATCTGTTTGCCACAGGGACCACCGGCCGGCTGATCGAAGAAGTGACCAATTTAAGTATCCACAAATATCTGGCCGGACCCTTAGGCGGAAGCCAGCAGCTTGGAGCGCAGATCGCGCAAAATGATATCGACGCGCTGATCTTTCTGCGGGATCCCACAGCGCCGAAACCCAATGAACCGGACCTTAATGACGTGATCCGGCTGTGCGATACTTATAATATTCCAATGGCCACCAATCTGGCCACTGCGGAACTGATTGTTCTAGCAATTGACAGAGGAGATCTTGATTGGCGTGAAATGTACCGATAG
- a CDS encoding FtsW/RodA/SpoVE family cell cycle protein yields the protein MRLPRFTKLYRLRDYNFTLVFLVLALSILGVLVVGSARDIYQGKQIIGVIIGLIAMAVVSLMDYKWVLNFYWLLYGIAVLSLGLVLVIGQEVNGATRWINLGFTTFQPSELAKILLILFFARFIMRHEEDLNDKWTLLKYAGLCGIPLALIVVEPNLSTTICTALVLCLIIYIGGLSYRFILRVLLILIPVTVIFLSIAVQPNQPFLKDYQQKRILAFLEPEKYASDEAYQQNNSVMAIGSGQLTGKGLDNNTTTSVKNGNFISEPQTDFIFAIVGEELGFVGSCLVIALLLLIVIQCILIGIRAQNLAGRIICCGVGGLIGIQSFINIAVATKMIPNTGVPLPFVSYGLTSLVSLYIGIGFVLNVGLQPQKYQ from the coding sequence GTGAGATTACCTAGATTTACAAAACTATATCGGTTAAGAGATTATAATTTTACATTAGTGTTCCTGGTCCTGGCGTTGTCCATCCTGGGTGTACTTGTTGTGGGCAGCGCCAGGGACATTTATCAGGGAAAACAGATCATCGGAGTGATCATCGGGTTGATTGCCATGGCGGTAGTGTCTCTTATGGATTATAAATGGGTCCTTAATTTCTACTGGCTGCTCTATGGGATTGCCGTGCTTTCTCTCGGCCTTGTGCTTGTCATCGGACAGGAAGTCAACGGCGCCACACGATGGATCAATCTGGGATTCACAACCTTTCAGCCTTCTGAACTTGCCAAGATCCTTTTGATCCTGTTTTTCGCGCGGTTCATCATGCGCCATGAAGAGGATCTCAATGATAAATGGACCCTTCTTAAATACGCAGGACTGTGCGGCATCCCGCTGGCGCTGATCGTTGTTGAGCCCAACCTGTCCACAACGATCTGTACAGCGCTGGTGTTGTGCCTGATCATCTATATCGGAGGACTGAGCTACCGGTTTATTCTCAGAGTCCTGCTCATCCTGATCCCGGTGACCGTGATCTTTCTCTCTATTGCGGTCCAGCCTAATCAGCCTTTTCTGAAGGACTATCAGCAAAAGCGTATCCTGGCTTTTCTGGAACCAGAGAAATATGCCAGCGATGAGGCATATCAGCAGAACAATTCCGTTATGGCCATTGGTTCCGGTCAGCTGACCGGTAAAGGACTGGACAATAATACTACCACATCCGTCAAAAACGGAAACTTTATTTCTGAACCACAGACGGATTTCATCTTTGCCATTGTAGGAGAAGAATTGGGGTTTGTGGGAAGCTGTCTTGTGATTGCCTTGTTGCTTTTGATCGTGATACAATGTATACTAATAGGGATAAGAGCACAGAATCTTGCAGGGAGGATCATCTGCTGCGGGGTGGGAGGCCTGATCGGCATACAGAGTTTTATCAATATTGCCGTGGCCACCAAAATGATCCCAAACACAGGAGTCCCCCTTCCCTTTGTAAGTTATGGCCTGACCTCTCTGGTCAGCCTGTATATTGGCATTGGATTTGTTTTAAATGTAGGATTACAGCCCCAAAAATATCAATAA
- a CDS encoding cell division topological specificity factor MinE, with protein sequence MPRKSSVSVARNRLRTLITSDRVQCTPEAGEELRRELYETLSKYIELTEDSFHVEITRTYIKIDFSGEKK encoded by the coding sequence ATGCCAAGAAAATCTTCTGTTTCTGTCGCCAGGAACCGGCTGCGGACGCTGATCACTTCCGACCGGGTCCAGTGTACCCCGGAAGCCGGCGAGGAACTGCGCAGAGAGTTGTATGAAACTCTCTCCAAATATATAGAACTTACAGAAGATAGCTTTCATGTGGAGATCACACGTACCTACATAAAGATAGATTTTTCGGGAGAAAAAAAGTGA
- the minD gene encoding septum site-determining protein MinD: MGEVIVVTSGKGGVGKTTTTANLGAGLSGLDKKVVVVDTDLGLRNLDVVMGLENLIVYNLVDVIEGTCRLKQALIRDKRYENLYLLPSAQTKDKSAISPGQMKKLTSQLKEEFDYVLLDCPAGIEQGFQNAIAGADRAIVVTTPEVSAIRDADRIIGLLESNHLKDISLIINRIRMDMVRKGDMMSVDDVTEILSVPLIGAIPDDERVVVGTNQGEPIVGGDSKAGKAYQNICKRILGVDVPFLDMNQGEGLFSKISHLFRNE, encoded by the coding sequence ATGGGCGAAGTTATCGTAGTTACATCAGGAAAAGGCGGTGTGGGCAAGACTACCACAACCGCCAATCTTGGCGCCGGATTGTCCGGCCTTGACAAGAAAGTAGTAGTGGTAGATACCGATCTTGGCCTGCGCAACCTGGATGTAGTAATGGGACTTGAGAATCTGATCGTTTATAATCTGGTGGATGTGATCGAGGGGACCTGCCGTCTGAAGCAGGCCCTGATCCGGGACAAGCGGTATGAAAATCTCTATCTGCTTCCCTCCGCACAGACAAAAGATAAATCTGCCATTTCACCGGGACAGATGAAGAAGCTGACATCACAGCTGAAAGAAGAATTTGATTATGTTTTGCTGGATTGTCCGGCAGGTATCGAGCAGGGTTTTCAAAATGCCATTGCCGGTGCGGACCGGGCAATTGTGGTCACGACTCCAGAGGTTTCCGCCATCCGGGATGCAGACCGGATCATCGGGCTTTTGGAGAGCAACCACCTGAAAGACATTTCCCTGATCATCAACCGGATCCGTATGGATATGGTAAGAAAAGGAGATATGATGTCTGTGGATGATGTGACAGAGATCCTTTCCGTTCCTCTGATCGGCGCGATCCCTGACGATGAGAGAGTGGTGGTTGGAACCAATCAGGGAGAACCCATCGTCGGCGGCGACTCAAAAGCAGGGAAGGCATATCAGAATATCTGCAAGAGGATTCTTGGCGTAGATGTACCGTTTCTGGATATGAATCAGGGCGAAGGACTCTTCTCTAAGATTTCCCACCTTTTTCGGAATGAATAA
- a CDS encoding septum site-determining protein MinC, giving the protein MKAPVLIKSNRYGIRISFDPDLAFENLLSITVEKFKTSSVFFAHARLIVQFEGRTFTKEEERRMASAIEEAAEIEILCLLEENTPAEWFHKRIMEEACCQFPEWDGQFYRGTLRRKQILESEKSIVIIGDVEAGASVISKGSVVVTGILYGSVTAGLSGNPYAVIAALTMKPKRLRIGEQEVKPVIGGSYSWAKLS; this is encoded by the coding sequence GTGAAAGCCCCTGTTCTGATCAAGAGTAACCGGTACGGCATCCGAATTTCTTTTGACCCTGACCTGGCATTTGAGAATTTGTTATCCATAACTGTGGAAAAGTTTAAAACATCTTCTGTTTTTTTCGCTCATGCCAGACTGATCGTCCAGTTTGAGGGCCGTACGTTTACAAAAGAAGAAGAACGAAGGATGGCTTCTGCGATCGAGGAAGCCGCGGAGATAGAAATTCTCTGTCTTTTGGAAGAAAACACTCCCGCAGAATGGTTTCACAAAAGGATTATGGAAGAAGCCTGCTGCCAGTTCCCGGAATGGGACGGTCAGTTTTATCGGGGTACCCTCAGGAGAAAACAGATCCTTGAATCTGAGAAAAGTATTGTGATCATCGGCGATGTGGAGGCCGGCGCGTCTGTCATTTCCAAAGGCAGCGTCGTGGTGACCGGAATCCTCTACGGTTCCGTAACCGCCGGACTGTCCGGCAACCCGTATGCTGTGATCGCAGCGCTTACGATGAAGCCGAAGCGTCTTCGCATCGGAGAACAGGAAGTAAAACCAGTGATAGGAGGAAGTTATTCATGGGCGAAGTTATCGTAG
- a CDS encoding penicillin-binding transpeptidase domain-containing protein, with protein MYSLWERIRSGIYEIVKSRSFVAIILFCVLSALLVQRVFYLQIVKGEEYAENHELQIQKTREVEGTRGNIYDRNGKLLAYNELAYSVMIEDNGEYDSTKEKNKELNKVISTVIDMVESNGDSIINDFGIILDQNDNYMFIAESNTQRLRFIADVYGQATIDKLTDEQKGQNAQEIIDYLCTDERYGYGIDQKELTKAEVLKLVNVRYAISLNSYQKYIPTTIAEDVSEETMAAVSENLDTLQGVSIEEQSLRRYADSKYFANIIGYTGQISTEEYNSLSEEDKENYDQTDTVGKSGLEQTLDSTLKGKKGEVKLYVNNVGKVIETVQETDPEAGNDVYLTIDADLQKAAYDILEQELAGILLAKLSNQLDFDRTRVEDASDIRVPIGDVYNAFISNEILDMEHFAQEDAGNTEKEVYAAFTDQKEKVLKKISSALDDPNAAAYQDMSKEMQSYLSYIVNDLLTSENGILMSDVIDTDDDVYQAWRTEETINIYTYLNHAISQNWVDTSLLTGYLEGSEEYSEANETYTAMKAYILEALEENNSFDKLVYEYMIRSGALTGRQICMMVYEQGVLKYDEDQYNRLASGSLGAYDFLRGKIKTLEITPGQLGLEPCTGSLVMTDPNNGDVLACVSYPGYDNNRLANSMDSEYYNKLVTDHSRPFYNNATQEKTAPGSTYKPLVAVAGLSEGVIDLSSQITCRGIYEKVEPNPKCWIYPQAHGTLDVEGGIQHSCNCFFYEVGYRMSLKDNGLDHVEASDLKGKNTENYYSSDLGTDNLAKYAALFGLNTTSGVEIPEADPQISDESSVPSAIGQGTNNYTTTQLARYITAIANKGTVYDLTLLDKVTSVDGEVLKEYEPEVTNTLSEVPSSTWNAIHTGMRNVIRVTQSRIFTELNRGGVEISGKTGTAQQSKTHPDHGLFVGFAQSSDPEVAFAIRIANGYSSTYAAEVGRDIMKYYYETAPADEIITGEAAEISTSTSGD; from the coding sequence TTGTATAGTTTATGGGAACGGATCCGATCCGGAATCTATGAGATTGTCAAATCAAGAAGTTTTGTAGCGATCATTCTTTTCTGTGTACTTTCCGCTCTTTTGGTACAGCGGGTGTTTTATCTTCAGATCGTCAAGGGCGAGGAGTATGCCGAGAATCACGAACTGCAGATCCAGAAGACACGGGAAGTGGAAGGAACCCGGGGCAATATCTATGACCGAAACGGAAAACTTCTGGCTTATAACGAGCTGGCTTATTCCGTAATGATCGAAGATAATGGGGAGTATGATTCCACAAAAGAAAAGAATAAAGAGCTGAACAAAGTGATCTCAACTGTTATTGATATGGTTGAATCAAATGGTGATTCCATTATCAATGATTTTGGAATCATCCTGGATCAGAATGACAATTATATGTTTATCGCAGAGTCTAATACCCAGCGCCTCCGTTTTATTGCGGACGTATATGGACAGGCTACCATTGACAAGCTGACAGACGAGCAGAAAGGGCAGAACGCCCAGGAGATCATTGATTACCTCTGCACCGATGAGCGTTACGGATATGGTATTGACCAGAAAGAACTCACTAAAGCAGAAGTCCTGAAGCTGGTCAATGTCCGCTACGCGATCTCCCTGAACAGCTATCAGAAATATATTCCCACCACCATTGCCGAGGATGTAAGTGAAGAGACAATGGCGGCTGTTTCAGAAAATCTGGATACACTTCAGGGTGTCAGCATAGAGGAGCAGTCTCTGCGCCGTTATGCTGACAGCAAATATTTTGCCAATATCATTGGTTATACCGGGCAGATTTCTACGGAAGAATACAATTCCTTAAGCGAAGAAGACAAAGAAAATTATGATCAGACAGATACTGTGGGAAAATCTGGTCTGGAACAAACATTGGATTCTACTTTGAAAGGGAAAAAAGGAGAAGTCAAACTTTACGTCAACAACGTGGGGAAAGTGATCGAGACAGTCCAGGAGACAGACCCGGAAGCCGGGAATGACGTTTATCTGACCATTGACGCGGATCTTCAGAAAGCCGCTTACGATATCCTGGAACAGGAACTGGCCGGGATCCTTCTGGCGAAATTAAGCAATCAGCTGGATTTTGACCGGACCCGGGTAGAAGATGCCAGCGATATCCGTGTGCCCATCGGGGATGTATATAACGCGTTTATTTCCAATGAGATCCTGGACATGGAGCATTTCGCCCAGGAAGACGCCGGGAATACGGAGAAAGAGGTCTATGCCGCTTTTACAGACCAGAAAGAAAAGGTATTAAAGAAGATCAGTTCTGCGCTGGACGACCCTAATGCGGCTGCTTATCAGGACATGTCCAAAGAAATGCAGTCTTATCTGTCCTATATCGTCAATGATCTGTTGACGTCGGAAAATGGAATTCTGATGTCAGACGTAATCGATACCGACGATGATGTCTATCAGGCATGGCGGACAGAAGAGACTATCAATATTTACACCTATTTGAATCATGCCATTTCCCAGAACTGGGTGGATACTTCCCTGCTGACCGGTTATCTGGAAGGTTCCGAGGAATATTCCGAGGCAAATGAGACCTATACAGCAATGAAAGCTTACATTCTGGAAGCTTTGGAAGAAAATAACAGTTTTGACAAATTGGTCTATGAATATATGATACGCTCCGGAGCCCTTACCGGCAGACAGATCTGTATGATGGTCTATGAGCAGGGTGTCCTGAAATATGATGAAGATCAATATAACCGGCTGGCTTCCGGAAGTCTTGGCGCCTATGATTTCCTGCGCGGCAAGATCAAGACGCTGGAGATCACCCCCGGACAGCTTGGCCTGGAACCCTGTACCGGATCTCTGGTCATGACAGATCCCAACAATGGAGACGTTCTGGCCTGTGTTTCCTATCCCGGATACGACAATAATCGGCTGGCTAATTCCATGGACTCAGAATATTACAATAAGCTGGTGACGGATCATTCCCGTCCATTCTATAATAACGCCACACAGGAAAAGACAGCTCCCGGATCCACTTACAAGCCGCTGGTTGCTGTTGCAGGCCTGTCAGAAGGCGTGATCGATCTGAGTTCTCAGATCACCTGCCGGGGCATTTATGAAAAAGTGGAGCCCAATCCCAAATGCTGGATCTATCCTCAGGCGCATGGGACACTTGACGTAGAAGGCGGAATCCAGCATTCCTGCAACTGCTTCTTCTATGAGGTAGGATATCGGATGAGTCTTAAGGATAATGGGTTGGATCATGTAGAAGCAAGTGATCTAAAAGGGAAAAATACAGAGAACTATTATTCCAGTGATCTTGGCACCGACAATCTGGCGAAATACGCCGCATTGTTTGGCCTGAACACCACATCCGGGGTGGAGATCCCGGAAGCAGACCCGCAGATTTCAGACGAGTCTTCCGTACCTTCTGCTATCGGGCAGGGGACCAACAACTATACGACCACTCAACTGGCCCGTTATATCACGGCCATCGCCAATAAAGGAACTGTCTATGACCTGACTCTTCTGGACAAAGTTACTTCTGTAGACGGAGAAGTGCTCAAAGAATATGAACCGGAAGTAACCAACACCCTGTCGGAGGTCCCTTCCTCCACATGGAATGCCATCCATACTGGCATGCGCAATGTAATACGGGTTACACAGAGCAGGATCTTTACGGAACTGAATCGGGGCGGAGTGGAGATATCCGGCAAAACCGGTACCGCACAGCAGAGTAAGACCCATCCTGACCATGGACTTTTCGTTGGGTTCGCGCAAAGCAGCGACCCGGAAGTGGCTTTTGCCATCCGGATCGCCAACGGATACAGTTCAACTTATGCCGCTGAAGTCGGACGGGATATTATGAAATACTATTACGAGACAGCTCCAGCAGATGAGATCATCACTGGAGAGGCAGCGGAAATCAGCACTTCAACCAGTGGAGACTAA
- the mreD gene encoding rod shape-determining protein MreD gives MKRRIVTILIIFLCFFLQASLFQHLIFAGIRPNLLVIVTASFGFMRGQKEGMFVGVISGLLSDLFWGQSLGFNLLLFAVIGYLNGMFERMFYDDDIKLPIGLISASELFYGIITYVGMYMLRGDFAFGERLVQIILPELVYTILVTLVLYQIILHVNKRLEAEEQRSASKFV, from the coding sequence ATGAAACGACGGATTGTTACGATTCTGATCATTTTTCTGTGTTTTTTCCTTCAGGCCAGTCTGTTCCAGCATTTGATCTTCGCAGGTATTCGCCCGAATCTTCTGGTGATTGTCACGGCTTCTTTTGGATTTATGCGGGGGCAGAAAGAAGGAATGTTTGTAGGTGTGATCTCCGGCCTTCTGTCAGACCTGTTCTGGGGGCAGTCCCTGGGATTTAATCTGCTGCTTTTTGCGGTGATTGGTTATCTGAACGGCATGTTTGAACGTATGTTTTATGATGATGACATCAAACTTCCTATTGGCCTGATCAGCGCCAGTGAACTGTTCTACGGGATCATTACTTATGTAGGCATGTACATGTTGCGGGGGGATTTTGCTTTTGGAGAACGTCTGGTACAGATCATTCTCCCGGAACTGGTATACACGATCCTGGTCACCCTTGTGTTGTACCAGATCATCTTACATGTCAACAAACGACTGGAAGCAGAAGAACAAAGGAGTGCAAGCAAATTTGTATAG